A genomic stretch from Gemmatimonadaceae bacterium includes:
- a CDS encoding aminotransferase class V-fold PLP-dependent enzyme has translation MTRSPLDLDQATMKRLGHRVADLVADHLANIREELVIAAAPRHALNESLLIPAPRDGTEFESLIATLRENVFPYHAREPHPGFLAYVPSCPTFPALLGDWIATGYNFFAGVWPVAAGPNQIEMVVLEWIREWMGMPAGASGLLTSGGSAANMTAVVAARHAAIENGADISKLTVYTSAQAHSSVVRAAWIAGIKRENVRIIEMDDLFRIVPSDLDRKVASDRDAGLAPFLVVASAGTTNTGSVDPIHPVADFCVKENLWLHVDAAYAGFAALTAEGSRMLDGIERADSLTLDPHKWLFVPFECGCLMVRDPARLEAAFRIWPEYLKDVEPGEEEVNFADRGVQLTRYSRALKIWMSVSYFGTAAITQAIQDGMDRARLLESLIHESDDFESLCPAQFGIFCFRANPRHVPAEALDALNERINARVVSEGRFLISSTRLRGHFSLRMCTLGFRTTHDDIRDLFASIERALHTELGELQVDGASAGAAIAP, from the coding sequence ATGACGCGCTCTCCGCTGGATCTCGATCAGGCGACGATGAAGCGGCTCGGACATCGAGTGGCGGACCTCGTCGCGGACCATCTTGCCAACATCCGGGAAGAGCTGGTGATCGCCGCTGCGCCGCGTCACGCCCTGAACGAATCGCTGCTCATTCCCGCGCCGCGCGATGGTACGGAATTCGAATCCCTCATCGCGACTCTCCGCGAGAATGTCTTTCCGTATCACGCTCGTGAGCCGCATCCGGGTTTTCTGGCCTACGTTCCGAGCTGTCCGACTTTTCCCGCGCTGCTCGGAGACTGGATCGCCACCGGCTACAACTTCTTCGCGGGCGTCTGGCCGGTGGCGGCAGGGCCCAATCAGATCGAGATGGTCGTGCTCGAGTGGATCCGCGAATGGATGGGTATGCCGGCGGGCGCGAGCGGGCTTCTCACGTCGGGTGGCTCGGCGGCAAACATGACGGCGGTCGTCGCGGCGCGGCACGCGGCGATCGAGAATGGGGCGGATATCTCCAAGCTTACGGTCTACACATCAGCGCAGGCGCACTCATCAGTCGTGCGCGCGGCCTGGATCGCGGGCATCAAGCGCGAGAACGTGCGCATAATCGAGATGGACGATCTGTTTCGCATTGTGCCGTCCGACCTGGACCGCAAGGTCGCCAGCGATCGCGATGCCGGCCTCGCTCCGTTCCTCGTTGTTGCGAGCGCCGGAACCACAAACACCGGTTCGGTGGATCCCATTCACCCGGTCGCCGACTTCTGCGTGAAGGAGAATCTGTGGCTGCACGTTGACGCAGCGTATGCGGGATTCGCTGCGCTTACCGCAGAAGGCAGCCGCATGCTCGACGGAATCGAGCGTGCGGACAGTCTCACGCTCGATCCACACAAGTGGCTATTCGTTCCCTTCGAATGCGGATGCCTGATGGTTCGCGATCCGGCGCGGCTCGAGGCGGCGTTCCGTATCTGGCCGGAGTATCTGAAGGACGTCGAGCCGGGCGAAGAGGAAGTCAACTTCGCCGATCGCGGCGTGCAGCTCACACGATATTCGCGTGCGCTCAAGATCTGGATGTCGGTGAGCTATTTCGGAACCGCCGCGATCACTCAGGCCATTCAGGACGGCATGGACCGGGCGCGGCTTCTCGAGTCGCTCATCCATGAGTCCGATGACTTCGAGTCACTATGTCCGGCGCAGTTCGGAATATTCTGCTTTCGCGCCAACCCGCGTCACGTGCCTGCGGAAGCTCTCGACGCGCTCAACGAGCGAATCAACGCGCGCGTCGTCTCCGAAGGAAGATTCCTCATCTCATCCACCCGCCTGCGGGGACACTTCTCGCTGAGGATGTGCACGCTTGGCTTCCGCACGACGCACGACGACATTCGCGACCTTTTCGCTTCCATCGAGCGCGCATTGCACACCGAGCTCGGCGAGCTGCAGGTGGATGGTGCTTCTGCCGGAGCGGCTATCGCGCCATGA